A segment of the Campylobacter showae CSUNSWCD genome:
AAAATTTAAGGCTCTTTCTGGCCGTCGGCACACTCGGCGGCTTTACGACGTTTTCAACGTTTAGCTATGAGACGATACGCTTATTTAACTCAGGGCAAAATTTAGCCGCATTTTTAAACGTGTTTTTTAGCGTTTTTGTTTGCCTCGGGTTTTGTTATCTAGGCACCGCTATTCGCTGAAATTCTAAATTTTACCCACCGAGACCCGCACCTTTAAGATGCTAAATTTGGTTTAGTTAAATTTGGTGTTTCAAGTCGAGCTTCCTTGCGTAAAAAACAACCGTTTAAGGTTGTTTTTTACTTTATTGTAAAGGGGGTGGGGGCTTAAATTGCGCTCTGCTTTGCAGCTCTCAAAGAGAGTGCAAGCAC
Coding sequences within it:
- the crcB gene encoding fluoride efflux transporter CrcB; translation: MQNLLLIGCGGFLGSVCRAVLSGAVAKFCPNFPLATLCVNALGSFLIGILLSLNLSENLRLFLAVGTLGGFTTFSTFSYETIRLFNSGQNLAAFLNVFFSVFVCLGFCYLGTAIR